From Chloroflexota bacterium:
TTGGCCAGATTTCTGTCGAATTGGCCTGCCATGGGAATGCCGGGGTAACGGATCGGGAAGAACCCGGAGTCGTTGACCAGGACGGCAAACTGGGAGGGGGCCAGCGATGCGCCGGGCGGGAAGGTGAAGTCGATGCCATCGCGAATCTGGACGCCTGACAGGTCGAGGGTTGTCGGGCCGATGTTCTGGAGCTCGATGAACTCGTAGTCACTGCCGCCGGCCGGGTTGTACATGATCTCGGTTACCTTGAGGGTTGAAAGGCCCTGAGGAGCCAGAAAAGTCGCTTCATTCAGGGCGCTCCATGTATCCCCGCTCAAGACGCGTGCCTTGACCAGAGATGTGCCCGCGGGCAGGAATACCGGCGCGGTGTAGAGGGTGGCAGCGGGTGACACCGTGCCAGAGATCGGGATACGAGGGTCTGAGCCATCGGTGGTGAAGTAGATAAGCCCTTCGGGAGCGGTGATCGTAAGTTGGAAATCAGGCGGCACGGAACCGCCATGTTGGTTGAAGCTGGGGGCCTGCACCGCCGGGTAGAGATCAAGATAATGCAGTTGCTGGAGCACAATTGCTGAGCGTTGCGGGAAAAACTCGTTCAGCATCCGGTTGTGCTCGATGACCCAATCGTCATCCCGATTAAAGGATGTGCCGGGGTTCACCACATCTCCCCAGCGGGCGGACTCGGGCACCACGGCGCGATCGACCAGATCTGTCAATTGCGTCAGGCGATAGGCGGGCAGATTGCGTTCCGGATGGGCCGGATCCCAGCTGGGGTTGGCCGGGTCGACATAAAAAACACCACCGTTGAAGAAATGGCGATGGACGCGGTCGGCAAATAACAGACGAAATTCCGGATTGTCGCGCAGTCGCCAATAGAGGTAAGCGGGGGTGTTGCCGTCATCTGCGCCCGAGCCTACATCGGAGTCGTCCAGGTAGGCGCTTTCCAGGAAGCTGCCGTTGTCCCAGCAGAGGAAGTCGAATGTTTCCCCGGGTGCACGGCGCCGGATAGCCTTCCAATCGACATCCTTCCATGGGATCGTATTGCCGCTGTAGATGTGGACCAGCATGAAATCACTCAGGTCGGCCAGGTCCAGGTATTCCTGAACAGCCTGATAACGAGCCGGGTCGGCAAGGCCCGCCTCGGCGAGATCCATCATGGCATTCCATGCCACGGTGTCGCCGTTGACCGCCCTGACGATTCCGACGCCGACATCATAGATCACGTCGAAATCGTCCTCGTTTCCACCGAAGTATGAGGCGGCAAAATCGCCGTCGATGCGTTCGGTGATGGCATAGAGTCCCCAATACAGCCCGTCGAGGTAGAGATGAACCGGCTTGTAATGGGCTGCCAGGCGACCCATGGCGGTCTCGGTGCCGCCGACCCAGGGGTTGCGCACGTACAATGCGCGCTCGCCGCGCAGGATCCAGCCATCGTCCAACAGGGCATACAGCACCAACTTTTCAAAGGTGTCAACCGGGGAATCGGGAAACAGGGGATATTCAAAGACAGAGGCACCGTAATCGCCCCGGAAGTGCAAGCGGAAGGAATGTTTCGGTGTCACATCAGGCTGACGGGTGGAATTGCCATGGATGCGCAATCCCGCGTCGATTTGAAAGGCGGTGGAACCGTCCGGATTGATCAGTTCCACGGAGGCAGGGCGTTCCCACTCCATGCCGCTCTGAACAGGGTTTGCGTAGATGCCGGTAACCGGATCGAACAAGTCCGCGCGGCTGGCTGAAATAGTCAAGGCAGGCAGTGAACGCAGATCATCCGGAAGGGTGTCGGAGTAATCATACACCACTGTGGGATCCATCTCGTAGTCTGCCGGATAGGCTCCCCAGGTAGAAGGAAAGCCTACGGGATCCGCCGGCTGTTGCATGATCCGGGCAGGCATGAGGTAGGTGTGGGTTCCAACGTGAGATTCCAGGTAGCCAGATTTGTGGGCTACGGCGCGCAGCGGCATCGAGTCATAGATGCTTACCGGGCCATTGTAGACTGCGCCGGAGGTGGCATCGGGTGCCAGGCCGGAGCGGCTATGGCGAATGGACGCGCCTGGTGTGCTGGTCTGCAGTTCAACGGTAAACTGGGTGCTGTCGTAGTAGCCTCTGGAAACGCTATAGTTGACATCGGCCACTACGCCAAGGTATGCGCTGCCGGTGTCGTTGGCTGATCCGGGCGTGGGGTGGGAAAAGTAGCGATACTCGCCGGCCGCGTCGTATCTGCCGTATGACACATCGCCATATTGTGTTGGAAATTGGGGGGAGAACTGGTCCACCACCTGGCGTGGAATGGCGTTGTCGAGCAGGGCCAGGTATTCCCCCGAGGCGCTGAGTTTGAAGTTGGTATGCAGCTGGCCGCTGGCCGGGGTACGGTCCTTGCCGGAGGCGAAGATCACCAGGTATTGGTTGGCGTCCAGGATGCGCGCGGGCAGGACCCACTTGTCGAGGTCGCCGGCATTATCGGTCAGGGCCCAGCCGGTCAGATCGACCGGGCTTGCCATCGGGTTAAACAGCTCGATCCAGTCGCTGCTATCGCCATCCTCATCCAGCAGGTCGTTCTGGTTCGAGGCCAAAAATTCGTTGACCACGATGGCCTGAGATTGCGGACTGTGCAGGGGCCGGGATGCCGTGCCCAGCGGGGCTGCCGCGGCCGGGATTGGCAGGATGGTGCCTGTGAACATCAACAGGACTGCTAAAATTGCACGCAATTGGACGCTGAACCCCTGATTCTCCATGAAATCCCTCCTGGTTGTCTTGCCCCTGAGTTACCCATGATGGTTTACCTTTCAAATGTTGAGCCAGCATACCATGGACCATGACCCGTGTCAAAACCGGAATCCGGTGAAAATTCTATTGACAGAGCAAAAAGAATGTGATATGCTGGTCAGGAATTGGTCTGACCTACGAGAAAACGCATAGCCGTATAACGGGAAGGGATTTCTTGTGCAGGCAAACCTAGCAGGATTATCTTTGGAGCCGATTGAGCAGAAGACGGCAACTGAGCTTGTCGCTCAACGGTTGATGGGTCTGTTGTCGACAGGGGCATTGAAACCGGGGGATCGGTTACCGCCAGAGCGCGACTTGGCGCGGCAGTTGGATGTTGGACGGACCACAGTGCGTGAAGCGTTGAAGCTTCTGACGCTCTCCGGTCTGCTTGAGGCTAAACGAGGGGATGGCACGTATGTAACCCGAAATTTCTACAATTTCCTATCGAATCAAATCAAGTGGCCTCTTCTTCTAAATGTAACAGAAGTCGACAGGATTGTCGAGGTACGGGAAGCGCTGGAGGCTAAGGCTGCTTTTCTGGCAGCCCGGCGGGCCACGCCGGAAGAGATTGAGAAAATCTGTGTTTTCCAGCAGTTGTTGGAGATTGAGGGCAGGGACCTCGAACGAGAAACTGAAATTGACCTGAAATTTCATCATGCCATCGCAAGAGCCTCTCACAATGAGTTGCTGTGTCGCCTGATGCTCTCGTTGCAGGACATACTTCGAGAGTACATCACATTATCCAACCAATACACTGAAAGAATCGAGTCGACGGTGGCGGAGCATCAGGCGATTTACGATGCCATTGCTTCCAGAAACCCCAAAGAGGCTGAACAAGCCATGATTGAGCATCTTGCGATCAGCAAGACGTGGATTCTGAAGGCTATTGATCGTGAGATAGGCACGAGAGAGACCTGACACCGGGCCCGGTGGTTAGATTTCGCTATGAATTCCAAAGAACGTGTTTTGGCAGCTTGTTCATTCAGACCACCTGATGCGATTCCCCGAGTTGAGCATTTCTGGGGATATTCAGAGTCCTGGGAAAAGAGGCTGGGACCTGTCGAGAGGGTTACCGACGTCGTCATCTGGTCCCCAAACGAGGGTGCGTTTCCGACAAAGGCACGCAAGATCAAGAAGGAAAAGGGTCACATCTATGAGGTTGATAAATGGGGGCGGACTGTTCGATCCAGAGAAGGTGCTTTCTTCGTCGAAATACTTGGGGTGCCCATTACGGAGGGCAAGGATTTAGATACTGTCGAGTTCGATTCTCCAGACCTCGATGTTCGATTCATAGAGGTCGAGACCGAAACGATTCTTGATGTTCCATTGATCAACGGAACGCCAAGCCTGTCCAAAGTTGAAAAGGCCCTTCAGCAAGCCAAGCAGCAAGGCTGTGTTTTTGGCAAGACAGGTGGGCCATACCTTCGGTCGACGTATGTGCGTGGCGAGATGCAGTTCCTGACGGATATTGCCAGTGATTCCGGACTGGCCAAAGCCATTGCTGACAAGATGGCTGATCATTTGATGGCGGTGGGTGTTCAGGAAATTGAGCGTTGGTCACTGCAGGACACGGGCATTTGGATTTTCGATGACATAGCCTACAACACTGGCCCGATGATCAGTCCTATCTCGTTTGAGAGGATTTTTCTGCCGGCCTATCAGCGAATGATCAAGGCCTACAAAAAAGCCGGAGCCAGGTACGTGCTTTTTCACTCAGATGGCGATATCCGTCTGATTCTGGATATGCTCATCGACGCGGGCATCGATGGCATCAACCCGGTGGAGCCTCGCGCCAATATGAAGGTGGTCGAACTACGGAAATGCTATCCCAAGCTGATTTTGGCGGGGGGGATGGACAATTCGGGGATTTTGATCAACGGCCCGATCGAAGAAATTCAGGCCTCGACGCGTGAGATCATCGATGTAGCCCGCGACGGGGGGGTGCTCATTGGATCGGGTTCCATCGGACCAGATATTTCGCTCGAGAATTATGCGGCCTACCACGAGGTCTGTATGACATACGGGAATTTCGGGAGGTAAGAATGATTGGAATTCGATATGTAGACCGGGATATTGCACTGAATATCCCAGACAAAAACATCATCTTTGATTTAAGTCCACTTGACATGCCGCCGGCAGCCGACCTTGGTCGAAAACTTCAAGAAGCGCTGGCAGCCCCGATTGGCGCCCCCCCCCTGCATGAAATAGTCCAGCCGGGCCAAAAAGTCACCCTTATCATAGACGATAATACGCGTATCACGCCGACCATGCAGATAGTGCCGGTTGTCCTGGATACACTGAATCGGATAGGGATTCCCGACAGTGACATTCAGGCAGTCATTGCTTCCGGCACGCATCGTCCCATGACAGCCGAAGAAAAGGATGAAAAATACGGCGACCCGATCCTGTCGCGCATCCCGGTATTGAACCACAACTACAAGGATCCGGCCAAACTGGTGGACTACGGGACGACCGAGCGGGGGACGCGCATTCTGGTCAATAAGGATGTCGTCGAGGCCGATTTTCGCCTGGCTATCGGCAACATCATCCCCCATCATCCTACCGGCTGGAGCGCCGGCGCCAAAGCAGTGTTGCCGGGCGTGGGCGGTGAGGAGACGGTGGCCCAGATGCACTTTCTTGGCAGCCGGGAACCCTCCCTGGGCCGGGTTGACACGCCCATGCGCCGGGAGATGGAAGATTTTGCCGGTAAGATTGGCCTGAACTTTATCCTGAACGTTATTTTGAATCGTGAGGGGGAACTGGTGGATGCGGTGGCAGGGCATTTCATTCAGGCCCATCGTGTGGGTGTCGAGATTTCCAAACAAGTGTACGGCTTGCCCATTCCCGAACTGGCCGATCTGGTGATCAGCAGCACTTCCCCCGTGGACTTCGATTTCTATCAGGCAGATAAAGGTATTACTTCAGCCGAACCGGCCACCAAACCGGGCGGCGAAATCGTATTGGTGTCTGGCTGTATCGAAGGTATCAGTCCGGCTCATCCTGAATTGGCCGACTATGTGGGGAAGATGACAAACGATCAAGTTTGGAAACTGATCGATGCGCATAAAGCCCCTGATCCCCTGACGGCGGCTGAAGCCATTGTGTTCAACGACATCAAGGATAAGATGAACATCACTTTGGCGACCGAGGGGATTTCGCCGGCGGTATGCCAAAGTATGGGGTTTCGTCATGTCTGGCCCGGCAAGTTGAACGAATACATCGGCCAACGGTTGAACGAGTCGCCAGATCTAAAGATCGGAATCTTGCGCCAAAGTGCCGAGGTCCTGCCTATTCTTACTCTGACTGCTGGTAGGGGGAGAAAGGAGGACGGTTAGTATCACTATTCCCGTGACATAGCCAGCGATTCTCTTTTTCGCCTACTTGCTCTCGTATTCGAGGAGGTTTGTACAATGAAATAAGCAGTCTATTGATTGTTGTTGTCGCCATGTAGAAACCCAAGCGCAGAGAATTGGAGGATAACGCTGATGAGGAAAAATCTGTTCACGCTGGTTGTTTTGCTGATGCTCACGATGCTGATTGTGTCATGTGCTCCACCGCCACCTCAGGTGATTGAGAAAGAGGTGCTTGTCACCTCCACTCCAGAACCAGAAGGCCCGGTGAAGCTGGTGTTCTGGAGCTTCCTCGACCAGGAATACCCTGGCATGTATCCCTTCTTTGAGGAAAAGTTGGCCGGGTTCCAGGAGAAGTACCCCGACGTAGATATCGAATTCGTGCCCATTCCCTACGAAGGAAGTGATGCCAAGTATCTGGCCGCGTTTGCCGGCCGAGAGAACGCACCTGACATGTGGATGGGAAAGGTTCCTTATTTTGCTGGTGGCCTGAAGGTGGCGGCCCCCGCTCCTGATGACGTAAATGAGGCGTGGGATGAGATTCTCGTTGACAACATCAAACCATATCTTCAGTGGGAGGACCACTACTACGGCTTTCCCATCGAGTCCGACCTGGGGGTGATGCTCTACTACAACACCGATCTGTTCGAGGCAGCGGGACTGGATCCTGCTAAACCACCCCAGACAATGGACGAACTTCTTGAATATGCACAGAAGCTCAGTGATAGCGGCGAAGTGGGCTTTGGTGTCCGTTACTCGGGCAACCCGCGAGGAATCGCTGACAAGTGGCTACCGTTCTTGCACGCCTGGTGCGGCCAATTATATTCCGAGGATGGCACAACATCCGACGGGTATCTAAACAGTCCTGAAGCGATCGAATCGCTGCAATTCTATGGCGACCTGGTCAATGAGCACGGCGTGTCCAGCCTCACTGTAGGCAAGCCGATGGATGCATTCTCACGCGGGCAGGTCGGTATGTTCTTCCGTGAGGCCTGGACGGTGGGTGTCCTTCGAGATTCGGCCCCGGACATCAACTATGCTGTAGTGCCCATCCCACAAGAGGATTGTAACCCTGGCTTGAGCCTGTTATTCCAGACGTCGATGATGGTCAACAAGTTCAGCCCGAACGAAGACATGGCCTGGGAATGGATACGCTACATGACGCTCAATCCTGAATATGATATGGAAATGGCCCAGATCAACGGCACACTGCCGTTGCATAATGCCAATTTTGAGACAGACTACTTTACCACCCGTCCGGATTATGAGGCCGAGCTGGAGATCATCAATAACCCGGCGAGTCCCTACTACGGTGAGCCGTTTATCAACGAGATATCGTTTCGCGTTGGTCAGGCAGTTGAAGAGGTGTTGTTCGGCCAGAAAACCGCCGAGGAAGCGCTTAACGATGCGGTTCCAGATGTGGATGAGCTACTGAATAAGTAGTCTGCCGACTTGAACGATGGCTTGGCCTCCGGCCGGAGGCCAAGCCCCTGGAGGGGTTTTCAACCTACAAACTATTACCATATCCAAACAGAGTTTGCAGTGAGCCTTCCGGCGCACTTGTTTCTCACGGAAGTGTGATCCTCAAGAGAGAAAATGAATGAATAGGGCTGTCAATATCCTGATGGGGAAGAGTATGCGTGATCGGCAGATCAGAACAGCCTATCTCTTCATTCTTCCGGCCATCCTGTATTTTTTGCTGACATTTACCTATCCTACTCTCCAGGCTTTTTGGCTTTCTCTTAACACCTGGGGCGTTGCGGGAGGTTCAGAATTTGTCGGTCTCCAACAGTACGCGGAAGTGCTGAACGACAAGCTGTTTTGGGTCAGCATGAAGAACACCTTCGTACTGGCGCTTCTCAGTGTACCGCTGACGATGGCCTTAGCCATCTTAGCAGCAGTACTTTTCCATTCCGCATCCAATTTCCCGTTCAGGAACCTGTTTCGAGCTATCTACTTTTTGCCTGTCATCACTTCTGCGGTGGCTGTTGGTTTTGTTTGGAGTTGGATTTTTCAGCCCGACATCGGTCTTTTGAACGCCCTTCTCGAAGCTCTGGGCATCAAAGGTCAAATGTGGCTTTCTAGCCCCAGTCAGGCTTTGCCCAGCCTGGCGATAATGAACATCTGGATGCGGCTCGGCTTCGATATGATTATCTTTTGGGCTGGCTTGCAAGGTATTCCATCCGTATACTACGATGCGGCCAAAGTTGATGGCGCCGGGGCTGTGGCCCGGTTCCGGCACATTACTTTTCCCCTGCTCAATCCTCAAATCGTACTGGTGGCAGTCATCGAGATCATCAATGCGCTCAAGGTGTTTGACCTGGTCTTCATCGCCACCAGCGGCGGTCCGGTCAACTCCACCCGGGTGGTTGTTTTACATATCTACGATCTGGCGTTTTCGTGGAACAAGATGGGGGAAGCTTCGGCTGTTGCCATCTGTCTCTTTGTGATCGTCATCATTGTGACCGTGGCGCAATGGAAACTCCTGAGTCGACGAGTGGAGTATTGATCGGCAATGCAAGCACCAGAAAAATGAAATCCTTAATGAACACAAAACGACTGCAGCAGTCTGTTCTGATCATCATGATAGTCATTGGGGCAATTATTATGGCCTTCCCCTTCATCTGGATGGTGCTGACCTCGTTGAAACATTCAGACGAGATCTACCGACTGCCTGTGACCATTCTTCCCGATGATTTTCTGAATTTCGAAAACTACGTTACCGTTTTTGAACGCCAGCCATTTCTGCGCTTCTTTCTCAACAGCTTCATTGTCGCGAGCAGCTCTACGATGGTTACCCTGTTTTTTTCCTCTCTGGCCGGTTACGCCTTTGCCAAGTTCGAATTTCCGGGCAAAGAAGTCTTGTTTTTTGTCTTCATTTTGGCAGCTCTGATGATACCGTTTGAGATAATTGTTATCCCGCTGTATCTGTTATTCAATCGTCTGGGATTGGTGAATACCTACCTGGGGATAATGGGACCTGCCATGTTGAGCGCCTTTGGTATTTTCATAATGCGCCAGTTCATCGTTTCGATCCCGAATGATTATCTCGATGCGGCGCGCATTGATGGGCTGTCTGAATTCCAGATATTCTTACGCATTATCATACCTTTGTCGGTACCGGCTTTGGCCACTCTGGGTACTATCAAGTTCATCTGGACGTGGAACGAGTTCCTGTGGCCGTTGGTTATGGTCACCAGTGAAAAGATGCGGACGGTTACGCTGGGACTATCGACCTATACCGGAATGTGGCATACAGATTACACCATCATCACGGCTGCCGCGTTTCTGAGCGTTATTCCGATGTTAATCATCTACCTGTTTTTGCAGAACTTTGTAATCGAAGGTATGACGATGACTGGGGTTAAAGGATAACACCACGATGTTTGAATCATCTATTCACGTTCTATCTCAGGCCAACATGGATTTAATTCATGGGTCAGCGATTGAAATCCTGCGCGATGTGGGGGTACGAGTGGATCACCCCCGGATGCGTGACTTGCTCTCAGATTTTGGCTGTCTGGTCGAGGGTACGGTCGTAAAGTTCCCCGAGGCGGTAACCGAGGATGTGGTCCGCAGTATGCGGGATCCTGGCAACCTGGTGGATGGATACGTGGGCACTCTGCCACTCGATCGGAATCGTATTCCTGATGATGCCCGGATTGTGCCTGTAGCAACTGCCCAGGCCACCATTGCGCACGATCTTGAAACCGACGAACTGCGCCCGGCAACGCAGCAGGATTTGGTCGATGCCTGCCGGGTGGTAAATTCACTGCCCGGTGCAGTGACCGCGCATCCTGTTTTTTTGCCGCAAGATGCGCCGGAGATGGTACAAGACCTGTACGCGCTCAGGGTGACGGCTCAACACTACCCCTATTCTGATTTTGTCGAGATATACAGCCCGGAGGTGGTTCCCTATTTCCTGGAAATGGGGCGGGTGATCTGTGATTCCGATGAAACGCTCAAGGAATCGCCTCCTTTTTGTTCGTGGGCGTTTGCAACCCCTCCGCTCCAGTTTGGCCGCCATGGTTTTGATATCGTCTTCGAACTCAAGGATTTTGGCCTAAAAAAGGGATACGGTGTAGGAGGTGTGATGCCTATTCTGGGTGCATCAACTCCCCTGACGTTATCAGGTTATCTTGTGATGCAATCTGCAGAGGTATTAGCCTGCAACATCATGAACTGGGTCTTATTGGGACGGATTGTAGGCTATAGTGGCGGGCCGGCGATTATGGATATGAGGCGGGGAGCAGCCAGTCAAAGCGCTGCGGAGGCAAATCTGCTCTTTCTGGCTTGCATGGACTTACAGCGCTATTACGGTGATCCCGATCCAATCTACCCTTATGCGCTCAGTGCCGATGCCAAGTTTCCTGATGTGCAAGCTGGAATCGACAAGACCTTCAGTGCGACTGTTGCCGTCTTGGCGGGCAGCCGTATTCTCTCCGCGGGTTTGGGGATACTTGGTCTAAGCGGAGTAGCCAGCCTGGCCCAGCTTGTTATCGACTACGAGTTATGCCAAAGCCTGGAGCATTTCGTTCGAGGGTTTGAGGTGGACGAGGCTCATATCGGCCTTGAAAATATTAAGAAGATCGGTATTGGTGGCAGCTTTCTGGCCGAAGACCATACCTTGGAGTATATGCGTGAAACGCTATTCTTTCCCGAACTTTTCGACCGGCGTATGCTGGGCAGTTTCCAGCAGGACCGAAAGGGTATGTTAGATCACGCAAAAGACAAAGTTCGGGGCATCCTGAAAAACGGCGAGCATCGGGAATACCTGGACCGGGAGCAAGTCAGGGAACTTGACCGAATCGCGCAACGGGCCAAAGAAGAAATCCAGGGATGATTTGGGATTTCTGGCCTGTACCGAGGAGAGGATGATGACCGAGCTAACTGGAATGAAATGGTGATAAATCCCCCCTTGACCGGCAAAGAAAGGGTAAAACTGGCTCTGGCTCACAAAGAGCCGGACAGAGTTCCCATTGGAGAAATGGGAATTGACTACCCGATCATCGAGCAGGTGTTGGGACGTGAAACGTACTATCGTGCCCAGGGTAAAGAGCGCCGGGCAATCTGGGAAGGGCGGCGCGACGAAGTGGTGCGCAGCCAGAAAGAGGATCTGGTAGCTCTGGTGCAAGCTCTTGACTGGGATATTGTCCCGGTCTGGTTGACGTACAGCGACCGTGTAGATTACCGTCCCCGACGGTTTCTGGCTGAGGATAAACTCAAATGGCAAGACGCTGACGGCAATATCTGGCAGGCCCCGGACCAGACAGGCGATGCTCTGTGCATCGACTCACACAGAATCACTCCAGCCATTTTGGATGAGA
This genomic window contains:
- a CDS encoding lamin tail domain-containing protein, which gives rise to MENQGFSVQLRAILAVLLMFTGTILPIPAAAAPLGTASRPLHSPQSQAIVVNEFLASNQNDLLDEDGDSSDWIELFNPMASPVDLTGWALTDNAGDLDKWVLPARILDANQYLVIFASGKDRTPASGQLHTNFKLSASGEYLALLDNAIPRQVVDQFSPQFPTQYGDVSYGRYDAAGEYRYFSHPTPGSANDTGSAYLGVVADVNYSVSRGYYDSTQFTVELQTSTPGASIRHSRSGLAPDATSGAVYNGPVSIYDSMPLRAVAHKSGYLESHVGTHTYLMPARIMQQPADPVGFPSTWGAYPADYEMDPTVVYDYSDTLPDDLRSLPALTISASRADLFDPVTGIYANPVQSGMEWERPASVELINPDGSTAFQIDAGLRIHGNSTRQPDVTPKHSFRLHFRGDYGASVFEYPLFPDSPVDTFEKLVLYALLDDGWILRGERALYVRNPWVGGTETAMGRLAAHYKPVHLYLDGLYWGLYAITERIDGDFAASYFGGNEDDFDVIYDVGVGIVRAVNGDTVAWNAMMDLAEAGLADPARYQAVQEYLDLADLSDFMLVHIYSGNTIPWKDVDWKAIRRRAPGETFDFLCWDNGSFLESAYLDDSDVGSGADDGNTPAYLYWRLRDNPEFRLLFADRVHRHFFNGGVFYVDPANPSWDPAHPERNLPAYRLTQLTDLVDRAVVPESARWGDVVNPGTSFNRDDDWVIEHNRMLNEFFPQRSAIVLQQLHYLDLYPAVQAPSFNQHGGSVPPDFQLTITAPEGLIYFTTDGSDPRIPISGTVSPAATLYTAPVFLPAGTSLVKARVLSGDTWSALNEATFLAPQGLSTLKVTEIMYNPAGGSDYEFIELQNIGPTTLDLSGVQIRDGIDFTFPPGASLAPSQFAVLVNDSGFFPIRYPGIPMAGQFDRNLANEGENLDFFDPVSGTIFMSVRYHDDEEPGWPEAPDGVGYSLVIVDPNGDPNAGSNWRASTFPNGSPGEEDPLPFDGGVLINELLAHSDAPFEDAIELINPTGSPIDVGGWFLSDDNDTLKKYRIPNGTTIPANGFYVFYEYQFNPTPGLPPSFALSADGERLFLSAAQPDGTLIPYSTGVRFGPSETNRSMGRYPTSTGVDFVALSRSTFGVENPASLQQFRTGTGAPNGYPLVGPVVFNELMYHPAPGALEYIELLNITDSPIPLFDPVYPGNTWRLTDGIDFAFPPAAMIPARGLALVVDIDPILFAGIYNVPAEVPVFGPYDGSLSNGGEGLTLARPDTPVAGIPPYIPVDRILYSDSSPWPGTPDGSGPSLERLSGPTYANDPVTWHASAVGGTPGLPNDACYFADLQPNADHTSPASCDSDVDVADIQRVTACWNQPIGTAGCPATFNVDGLGAYVTVGDLIATATRWGWR
- a CDS encoding FadR/GntR family transcriptional regulator, which codes for MEPIEQKTATELVAQRLMGLLSTGALKPGDRLPPERDLARQLDVGRTTVREALKLLTLSGLLEAKRGDGTYVTRNFYNFLSNQIKWPLLLNVTEVDRIVEVREALEAKAAFLAARRATPEEIEKICVFQQLLEIEGRDLERETEIDLKFHHAIARASHNELLCRLMLSLQDILREYITLSNQYTERIESTVAEHQAIYDAIASRNPKEAEQAMIEHLAISKTWILKAIDREIGTRET
- a CDS encoding uroporphyrinogen decarboxylase family protein, with the translated sequence MNSKERVLAACSFRPPDAIPRVEHFWGYSESWEKRLGPVERVTDVVIWSPNEGAFPTKARKIKKEKGHIYEVDKWGRTVRSREGAFFVEILGVPITEGKDLDTVEFDSPDLDVRFIEVETETILDVPLINGTPSLSKVEKALQQAKQQGCVFGKTGGPYLRSTYVRGEMQFLTDIASDSGLAKAIADKMADHLMAVGVQEIERWSLQDTGIWIFDDIAYNTGPMISPISFERIFLPAYQRMIKAYKKAGARYVLFHSDGDIRLILDMLIDAGIDGINPVEPRANMKVVELRKCYPKLILAGGMDNSGILINGPIEEIQASTREIIDVARDGGVLIGSGSIGPDISLENYAAYHEVCMTYGNFGR
- the larA gene encoding nickel-dependent lactate racemase, which codes for MIGIRYVDRDIALNIPDKNIIFDLSPLDMPPAADLGRKLQEALAAPIGAPPLHEIVQPGQKVTLIIDDNTRITPTMQIVPVVLDTLNRIGIPDSDIQAVIASGTHRPMTAEEKDEKYGDPILSRIPVLNHNYKDPAKLVDYGTTERGTRILVNKDVVEADFRLAIGNIIPHHPTGWSAGAKAVLPGVGGEETVAQMHFLGSREPSLGRVDTPMRREMEDFAGKIGLNFILNVILNREGELVDAVAGHFIQAHRVGVEISKQVYGLPIPELADLVISSTSPVDFDFYQADKGITSAEPATKPGGEIVLVSGCIEGISPAHPELADYVGKMTNDQVWKLIDAHKAPDPLTAAEAIVFNDIKDKMNITLATEGISPAVCQSMGFRHVWPGKLNEYIGQRLNESPDLKIGILRQSAEVLPILTLTAGRGRKEDG
- a CDS encoding sugar ABC transporter substrate-binding protein, whose protein sequence is MRKNLFTLVVLLMLTMLIVSCAPPPPQVIEKEVLVTSTPEPEGPVKLVFWSFLDQEYPGMYPFFEEKLAGFQEKYPDVDIEFVPIPYEGSDAKYLAAFAGRENAPDMWMGKVPYFAGGLKVAAPAPDDVNEAWDEILVDNIKPYLQWEDHYYGFPIESDLGVMLYYNTDLFEAAGLDPAKPPQTMDELLEYAQKLSDSGEVGFGVRYSGNPRGIADKWLPFLHAWCGQLYSEDGTTSDGYLNSPEAIESLQFYGDLVNEHGVSSLTVGKPMDAFSRGQVGMFFREAWTVGVLRDSAPDINYAVVPIPQEDCNPGLSLLFQTSMMVNKFSPNEDMAWEWIRYMTLNPEYDMEMAQINGTLPLHNANFETDYFTTRPDYEAELEIINNPASPYYGEPFINEISFRVGQAVEEVLFGQKTAEEALNDAVPDVDELLNK
- a CDS encoding sugar ABC transporter permease, encoding MLTFTYPTLQAFWLSLNTWGVAGGSEFVGLQQYAEVLNDKLFWVSMKNTFVLALLSVPLTMALAILAAVLFHSASNFPFRNLFRAIYFLPVITSAVAVGFVWSWIFQPDIGLLNALLEALGIKGQMWLSSPSQALPSLAIMNIWMRLGFDMIIFWAGLQGIPSVYYDAAKVDGAGAVARFRHITFPLLNPQIVLVAVIEIINALKVFDLVFIATSGGPVNSTRVVVLHIYDLAFSWNKMGEASAVAICLFVIVIIVTVAQWKLLSRRVEY
- a CDS encoding carbohydrate ABC transporter permease, which translates into the protein MIGNASTRKMKSLMNTKRLQQSVLIIMIVIGAIIMAFPFIWMVLTSLKHSDEIYRLPVTILPDDFLNFENYVTVFERQPFLRFFLNSFIVASSSTMVTLFFSSLAGYAFAKFEFPGKEVLFFVFILAALMIPFEIIVIPLYLLFNRLGLVNTYLGIMGPAMLSAFGIFIMRQFIVSIPNDYLDAARIDGLSEFQIFLRIIIPLSVPALATLGTIKFIWTWNEFLWPLVMVTSEKMRTVTLGLSTYTGMWHTDYTIITAAAFLSVIPMLIIYLFLQNFVIEGMTMTGVKG
- a CDS encoding trimethylamine methyltransferase family protein, with the protein product MFESSIHVLSQANMDLIHGSAIEILRDVGVRVDHPRMRDLLSDFGCLVEGTVVKFPEAVTEDVVRSMRDPGNLVDGYVGTLPLDRNRIPDDARIVPVATAQATIAHDLETDELRPATQQDLVDACRVVNSLPGAVTAHPVFLPQDAPEMVQDLYALRVTAQHYPYSDFVEIYSPEVVPYFLEMGRVICDSDETLKESPPFCSWAFATPPLQFGRHGFDIVFELKDFGLKKGYGVGGVMPILGASTPLTLSGYLVMQSAEVLACNIMNWVLLGRIVGYSGGPAIMDMRRGAASQSAAEANLLFLACMDLQRYYGDPDPIYPYALSADAKFPDVQAGIDKTFSATVAVLAGSRILSAGLGILGLSGVASLAQLVIDYELCQSLEHFVRGFEVDEAHIGLENIKKIGIGGSFLAEDHTLEYMRETLFFPELFDRRMLGSFQQDRKGMLDHAKDKVRGILKNGEHREYLDREQVRELDRIAQRAKEEIQG